The Archangium primigenium genomic interval GGCGTCGATGAGCACCGTCTTGCCCGTGGGCGAGACGACGAGGGCGGCGTCTCCCTGGCCCACGTCCAGGAAGTACACCGACAGGGGTCTGAGCGACGCGGCCTGGCCCGGGGAGGCGGCGAACAGGAGAAGCAGCGCGAGGAGCAACCGGGCGAAAGCCATGACCCGGACAACTCTAGCCCACGCCCTGGCGTCGGTGCTTCCCGAGTGACGGGAGATTGCGCTACATCCCGCGCCATGGCCGAGGCCCAGGACATCCCGCGTGTCGTCGAGCAGCTCGCTGAGTACTTCCGCCACCACCCGTCGGGGTCCCGGACGGACGGTGCACGCCCCGCACCCTCCGTGCGGACGGCGTCCGTCGACGTCTCGCGCCTGACGGGCAACGCGGACCTGGCGCCCTATATCGACCACACCCTGCTCAAGCCCGAGGCCACGCGCGAGGACGTCACCCGCGTGGCCCAGGAGGCCGCGCGGCATGGCTTCGCCACGGTGTGCGTGAACTCGAGCCACGTGGCCACGGTGGCCGCCGTGCTGGCGGGCTCCGCCTCGGTGCCCATCGCCGTGGTGGGCTTTCCCCTGGGCGCCGCGCTGACGAGCGCCAAGGCGTTCGAAGCGCGCGAGGCCATCCGCGCCGGGGCCCGGGAGATCGACATGGTGCTCGACGTGGGCGCGCTCAAGGGCCGCGACTGGGCGCGCGTGCGCGAGGACATCGCCGGCGTCGTGGAGGCCTGTGGCCCGGTGCCGCTCAAGGTCATCCTCGAGACGAGCCTGCTCACCCGGGACGAGAAGATCGCCGCGTGCGTGCTCGCGCGCGACGCGGGCGCCTCCTTCGTCAAGACGTCCACGGGCTTTGGCTCCGGGGGCGCCACCGTGGAGGACGTGGCGCTCATGCGCCAGGTGGTGGGCGAGGGCGTCGGCGTGAAGGCCTCGGGCGGCATCCGCTCGGCCCAGGACGCCCTGCGCATGCTCGGCGCGGGCGCCAACCGCCTGGGCGCCTCGGCGTCCGTGGCCATCGTCAGTGGCGAGCAGTCCAGCGCGAAGTACTAGCTTCCGGAGGCCGGTCCGTGAACACGTCGCAGCACGAGAAGTTCTTGCAGAAGCTGCTCGCGCTCCACGCCGAGCTCACCGGCAAGACGCCCCTGCGCATCGAGCCCAACCGCACCGACGAGGGCCGCGTGGGCGGGGACGAGGACGAGCAGCCCCTCAACGAGATGATGCAGGCCATCGCCTCCAACCGCAACCGCAACTCGGACGTGGTGCTCGCGCGCGTGGTGAAGGCGCTGGGCAAGCTGCGCGAGGATCCGGACTCCTTCGGCGAGTGCGAGGAGTGTGGGGACGACATCCCCCTGGGGCGCCTGGAGGCCATGCCCTACGTGGAGTTCTGCGTGAACTGCCAGGGCCAGAAGGACGCGCCCAAGGGCGGCCCCACCCGCAAGAAGCTCACGGATTACTCGTGATTCCCCGGCGTGTGGGCACCCGGGTTGACCATCGCTGAACACAGCGCGTGACAGGCGCCGCGCCCGGGGGCGCGCTCGGCCTATGCAGGGGATGACATGGACGCGACAGGACTGAAGGACAGGGCGGAGGCGTGGCTGCGGGCGGATCCGGACCCGGACACCGTGGCGGAGCTGCGCGGGGTGCTCGCGCGTGGAGCAGAGGCGGACCTGGCCGACCGCTTCGCCATGGACCTGGAGTTCGGCACCGCGGGCATGCGGGGTGTGCTGGGCGCGGGCCCCAACCGGATGAACCGCGCGGTGGTGCGCCGCACCACGCTGGGCCTGGCGCGCTACCTCAAGGCCACCGTGCCGGACGTCACGCGCCGGGGCGTGGTGGTGGGCCGGGACGGCCGTCGGCTCAGCGCCGAGTTCGCCGAGGACACCGCCGCCGTGCTCGCCGCCGAGGGCATCCCCGTCCACGTCTTCCCGGGCCTCGTGCCCACGCCGCTCGTGGCCTTCGCCACGCTGCACCTGGGCGCCGCCGCCGGCATCATCGTCACCGCGAGCCACAACCCGCCCGAGTACAACGGCTACAAGGTCTACTGGGGCAACGGCGCGCAGATCATCCCGCCCCATGACAAGGGGATCGCCGCGGAGATCGCCCGCGCCGGGCCCGTGGACGGCATCCGCCTGCTGGCGCCCGACGCGGCGCGCGCCCAGGGGCTGTGGAGGGATCTGCCGGACAGCGTGGGCGAGGCATACCTGGAGGCCATCTCCCGGCTGCGCGTGCACGGGCGGGGCTCGTCCACCCTGCGGCTCGTCTACACCGCGATGCACGGGGTGGGCGGCGTATGGATGGAGCGGGCGCTCGCGCACGCGGGCTTCACCCAGGTGCACCGCGTGGCCGAGCAGGCCCAGCCGGACGGCACCTTCCCCACGGTGCGCTTTCCCAACCCCGAGGAGCCGGGCGCCATGGACCTGTCCATCGCCACGGCGCGGCGCGTGAACGCGGACCTGGTGCTCGCGCATGACCCGGACGCGGACCGGCTCGCGGCCATGGTGCGCACCCCGGAGGGCGGCCTGCGCATGCTCACCGGCAACGAGGTGGGCGTGCTCCTGGGCCACTACGTGCTCGCCCAGGGCCCCAAGGGCGGCGCCACGCCCTATGTCGTCAGCACCATCGTGTCCTCCACGCAGCTCGGGGACATCGCCGCCCAGCTCGGCGCCGCGTACGACGAGGTGCTCACGGGCTTCAAGTGGATCGCCAACCGGGCCCTCGTGCGCGAGCGCGAGGAGGCCGTGCGCTTCGTCTTCGGCTACGAGGAGGCCATCGGCTACTGCGTGGGCACGGTGACGCGCGACAAGGACGGCATCGGCGCGGCGCTCGTGTTCGCGGACCTGGCGGCGTGGTGCGAGGCCCAGGGCACGACGGTGCTCGGCTACCTGGAGGACATCCAGCGCCGCTTCGGCCTGTACGTGAGCGGCCAGCGCAACTTCACCTTCCCGGGCGCCGAGGGCGTGCAGACCATGGCGCGCATCATGGCGTCCCTGCGCGAGGCGTCTCCCGAGCGCCTGGGCGAGTGGACGGTGACGCGCATCCGGGACTACCTGCCCGGCGGCGCGCTGCCGTCCTCCAACGTGCTCGCCTTCGAGGTGGAAGGTGGGGGACGGGTGACGGCGCGGCCCTCGGGCACGGAGCCGAAGATCAAATATTACTTCGAACTGAAGGAGACGCCCGGCGCGGGCGAGCCCGTGCAGGCGGCGCGCGTACGGGCCGAGGCGCGACTCCAACGGTTCATCGACGCCTTCCTCGCGTTCGCGCGCGAGCGGGGGCAGCCGGAGGTGGGAACGTGAAACGCGGAGCACTGTGGGGCGTGGTGTTGGGACTTCTGCTCGTGTCGGGCTCGGCCCTGGCGCAGGAGGGCGGCTATCGGGGCCAGGGCTGGTCCGTGCTGTCGGGCCAGACGGTGGGGCAGGGGCGCAACACCCTGGTGGGACAGTTGGGCTGGCCGGGCCTGTCGCTGGGCCTGCTGCATGGGGCCACCCCCCGCTTCGACATCGGCGGCAAGCTCAGCTTCAACTACGGCTACGAGGGCATCGTCACCAGCGTGGTGCCGGGGCTCAAGCTGCAGGCGTGGATGAAGCTGGCGCTCATCCAGACGTCGCAGGTGAACGTGGGACTCACGTTCGCGCCCGGCCCCTTCTTCTACTTCTTCGACGGCTTCACCAACGTGGGGCTCGCCCTGCCGGTGGGCCTCACCCTGGGGCTGCCCGTGGGCAGCGCGCTCATGGTGAACGTGGGCATCGACGTGCCCTTCTACGTGACGTTCGGCAACGGCGGCGGACCCGCCTTCCCGCTGCTCGTGGGCGGCGGGCTCGAGTACTTCGTGAGCCGCGAGCTCGCCGTCACCTTCAACGTGCGCATGGGGCCCACGCTGGGCCGCTACTACCTCTACAACTACTCGGTGCGCCGCGACGCGCGCTTCACCCTCGACGCGACGATTGGCGTGGCCTACCAGCTGTAGGCCCCGCCGGGACGGACGGGGCCGCCGCGCGCCTACCAGCTCGCGGTGCCCTGGTCCGGCAGCTCCACGGTGACGATGACCGTGCTGCCCGTGCGCCCGTGGTGCTTCACCGCGAGCTGGCCGCCCTGGGCCTCCACCAGCTCGCGCGCCAGGCTCAAACCGCCGCGGGGCATGGGGTTGAGCACCGGGTTGGACACGTCGCGTGCCTGCGCCGGGCCCTGGCCGCGCGCCGCGTAGCGCATCTGGATGGTGGGGCCGTAGTCGCCGAAGTCGTCCTGCGGCTCCACGCTCAGGCGCACGGCGCGCGAGCGGTCCTCGGCGTCTCGCCGCATCCACACCGCGTCCACCAGCAGGTGCAGCATCACCTGCTCCATGCGCCGCGCGTTTACCCGCGCGAACACCGGCTCGTCGGGCAGCTCCAGCTGCACCTCCGCGGGCTCCACGTGCCCCGTGGTGTGCAAGAGCGACACCGCGTGCCGCGCCAGGGCGCACAAGTCTAGGCGCTGCTCGTCCGCGCCCTCGAGCGCCTCCACCGAAGCCAGGTGACTCCGGTTGTCTCCACCCATGCCGAGTAGCTGCTGCGGCCACCAGGCCATCGCCACCGCGCTCATCGCGTCCCCTCGTGCATCACCCGCACCGTGTGGTTCATGTCGGCCCCCCCCACGCATGGGTCGCCGACGTCCCGCCACCCGCCCTCCATCCCCGGTCGCCGCCCCGACATCCAGCTTCCGTCCCCGCGCCGCGGACCCCTCCAGGGGCCCACCGTCCACCCCCGGCGAAGGCCCGCACGCGCGGAGTTCATTGAATGCGATGAACGTGCCGACGGCCTGGACGCTCGCCTGCCTCTGTCCGGACACCGACAGCGGCCTTTTTCATCCATGAAATCCAGGTCTTTGTTGCGTTGTCCGGAGGATGCCGTCTTCCCCGCGTGCCGCCGCTTGGAACCCAGGGGAGGGTCCAGAATGAGTCCCCGTCAGGAATGACCCGGGGTTGCATGGACCCAGACGGTAAAAAGCCGCACCCACGGCCCGAAGGCGAGCAGAGGCCGGAAAGTGGGCGAGACCGGCTTAACGCGACTCCTGCTGATAGGGGACCCCGAGCGCGGCGGGGGCGTGGGTGCGGCGGCCCTGGACGGCGAGCAGCACCAGGGTGAGCAGGTAGGGCAGGGCGAGCAGGAAGCCCTGGGGGATGATGGTCATGAGGCCGGGGGCGCTGGAGGCCAGGCCGATGCGCAGGGCGCTGCCCGCGGCGAAGAAGAGCCCGGCGAGCAGGGCGCCCAGCGGTGTCCACCGGCCGAACACCGTGGCGGCCAGGGCCATGTAGCCCAGGCCCGAGGGGGTGTGCTGCTCGAAGCGGTCCAGCACGGCGGTGGACAGCGAGGCGCCCCCGAGACCCGCGAGCATTCCACCACCCAGCACGGCCATCCACCGCAGGCCGGGCACGGACAAGCCCAGCGTGGCCACGGCATGGGGCTTCTCGCCCACGGCGCGCAGCCTCAGGCCCCAGGGCGTGTGGTAGATGATGCCGTGGAAGACCACGGGCAGCACCAGGGCGAGCCAGGTGAGGGCCGAGTGCCCCGAGAAGGCGCGCAACAGCGGCACCTCCGCCAGCCCCGGCACATGCCAGCGCGACAGTTGTTGGATGGAGGGCGTGCCGTTGGGCCCGTAGAGCGCCTCGAGCAGGTAGGTGCCGCCGGCGAGCGCCACCAGGTTGAGCG includes:
- the deoC gene encoding deoxyribose-phosphate aldolase encodes the protein MAEAQDIPRVVEQLAEYFRHHPSGSRTDGARPAPSVRTASVDVSRLTGNADLAPYIDHTLLKPEATREDVTRVAQEAARHGFATVCVNSSHVATVAAVLAGSASVPIAVVGFPLGAALTSAKAFEAREAIRAGAREIDMVLDVGALKGRDWARVREDIAGVVEACGPVPLKVILETSLLTRDEKIAACVLARDAGASFVKTSTGFGSGGATVEDVALMRQVVGEGVGVKASGGIRSAQDALRMLGAGANRLGASASVAIVSGEQSSAKY
- a CDS encoding TraR/DksA C4-type zinc finger protein, producing MNTSQHEKFLQKLLALHAELTGKTPLRIEPNRTDEGRVGGDEDEQPLNEMMQAIASNRNRNSDVVLARVVKALGKLREDPDSFGECEECGDDIPLGRLEAMPYVEFCVNCQGQKDAPKGGPTRKKLTDYS
- a CDS encoding phospho-sugar mutase; translated protein: MDATGLKDRAEAWLRADPDPDTVAELRGVLARGAEADLADRFAMDLEFGTAGMRGVLGAGPNRMNRAVVRRTTLGLARYLKATVPDVTRRGVVVGRDGRRLSAEFAEDTAAVLAAEGIPVHVFPGLVPTPLVAFATLHLGAAAGIIVTASHNPPEYNGYKVYWGNGAQIIPPHDKGIAAEIARAGPVDGIRLLAPDAARAQGLWRDLPDSVGEAYLEAISRLRVHGRGSSTLRLVYTAMHGVGGVWMERALAHAGFTQVHRVAEQAQPDGTFPTVRFPNPEEPGAMDLSIATARRVNADLVLAHDPDADRLAAMVRTPEGGLRMLTGNEVGVLLGHYVLAQGPKGGATPYVVSTIVSSTQLGDIAAQLGAAYDEVLTGFKWIANRALVREREEAVRFVFGYEEAIGYCVGTVTRDKDGIGAALVFADLAAWCEAQGTTVLGYLEDIQRRFGLYVSGQRNFTFPGAEGVQTMARIMASLREASPERLGEWTVTRIRDYLPGGALPSSNVLAFEVEGGGRVTARPSGTEPKIKYYFELKETPGAGEPVQAARVRAEARLQRFIDAFLAFARERGQPEVGT
- a CDS encoding sensor histidine kinase, which encodes MSAVAMAWWPQQLLGMGGDNRSHLASVEALEGADEQRLDLCALARHAVSLLHTTGHVEPAEVQLELPDEPVFARVNARRMEQVMLHLLVDAVWMRRDAEDRSRAVRLSVEPQDDFGDYGPTIQMRYAARGQGPAQARDVSNPVLNPMPRGGLSLARELVEAQGGQLAVKHHGRTGSTVIVTVELPDQGTASW
- a CDS encoding ABC transporter permease subunit, with protein sequence MFEVVEAILSSTLEYYPALVFAALGATLSERSGVTNVGIEGMMRTGAFCAAVASITMPTPLGVCVGMLAGAGMAAIHGALSIHWRADQVVSGMALNLVALAGGTYLLEALYGPNGTPSIQQLSRWHVPGLAEVPLLRAFSGHSALTWLALVLPVVFHGIIYHTPWGLRLRAVGEKPHAVATLGLSVPGLRWMAVLGGGMLAGLGGASLSTAVLDRFEQHTPSGLGYMALAATVFGRWTPLGALLAGLFFAAGSALRIGLASSAPGLMTIIPQGFLLALPYLLTLVLLAVQGRRTHAPAALGVPYQQESR